The following coding sequences lie in one Arachis ipaensis cultivar K30076 chromosome B03, Araip1.1, whole genome shotgun sequence genomic window:
- the LOC107631382 gene encoding dof zinc finger protein DOF5.7-like has protein sequence MMPPGDTPSKPTATTKTCSSPNTKDHENSDQQGGGGGRKTTKAAAAEQGLKCPRCDSPNTKFCYYNNYSLTQPRHFCKTCRRYWTKGGALRNVPIGGGCRKSKKGKPSSSSSISYSRAFSCDSSRDSGSSSDLAGLRYLHGLSSPPMDFHLGGLTFPVPSRLQHHHQPPMATTAAFYNNQFSSFGDVVPGATTTASASASSAIDYPSGSSLIGLNYPFCSSDGSGSNGAIIHGGMNNNFEGSSSLASSIESLSSLNQDLHWKLQQQRLAMLFVGDNHHKEDHNNSNRNGNVSFSPVVVDLDHHHHHHQQQQQQQRPQPILFENLEISKAGAGATTVDADTRATEWFFGNSHAPTPTTTTSSGCNGHEDSWMMGSSGVHGWPDLQPHPQQQYSSLP, from the coding sequence ATGATGCCACCTGGTGATACACCTTCGAAGCCTACTGCAACAACAAAAACATGCTCATCACCTAATACAAAAGATCATGAGAATTCCGACCAGCAAGGTGGAGGTGGTGGCCGGAAAACCACAAAGGCGGCAGCAGCAGAACAAGGACTAAAGTGCCCTCGATGTGACTCACCCAACACCAAATTCTGCTACTATAACAATTACAGCCTTACGCAGCCACGCCACTTCTGCAAGACTTGCCGCCGCTACTGGACAAAAGGCGGAGCCCTGCGCAACGTCCCCATAGGCGGTGGATGCCGCAAAAGCAAGAAAGGGAAGCCCTCGTCGTCGTCCTCCATCTCTTACTCAAGGGCATTTTCATGCGACTCCTCCAGGGACTCTGGTTCTTCCTCTGACCTCGCTGGCCTTAGGTACCTCCATGGGCTTTCTTCTCCTCCCATGGATTTTCACCTTGGAGGGTTAACTTTCCCTGTCCCTTCTAGGCTGCAACATCATCATCAACCTCCAATGGCTACTACAGCTGCTTTCTATAACAACCAGTTCTCTTCTTTTGGGGATGTTGTTCCGGGAGCTACTACtactgcttctgcttctgcttcttccGCCATTGATTATCCCTCGGGGAGTTCTTTGATTGGTCTGAACTATCCGTTTTGTTCTTCAGATGGAAGCGGTAGTAATGGTGCAATAATCCATGGCGGTATGAACAATAACTTTGAGGGTAGTAGTAGCCTTGCGTCTTCGATTGAGTCGTTGAGTTCCTTGAACCAAGACTTGCATTGGAAGCTTCAGCAGCAAAGGTTGGCAATGCTCTTTGTCGGAGACAACCACCACAAAGAAGATCACAACAACAGCAACCGCAACGGCAACGTTTCTTTTTCTCCCGTGGTTGTTGATcttgatcatcatcatcatcatcatcagcagcagcagcagcagcagagaCCCCAACCAATTTTATTTGAGAATCTTGAAATTTCAAAGGCAGGTGCAGGTGCTACTACTGTAGATGCAGATACTAGAGCCACAGAATGGTTCTTCGGGAATTCTCATGCTCCTACTCCAACGACTACTACCAGCAGCGGTTGCAATGGCCATGAAGATAGCTGGATGATGGGCAGCAGCGGTGTCCATGGTTGGCCTGATTTGCAACCGCACCCGCAGCAACAGTACAGTTCTTTGCCCTAG